ATGAACTCTTCTGTGGGCGCTTTGCGAATAGACCTTTCATACTCTTCTATCTCTTCAAGTGTCGCTGTTGCTGCTCCAACTTTCCCGACGACCACTCCAGCTGCCAAGTTTGCAAATACCGCTGCCTCTTTGAGGTTTTTTCCTTTGGCAACCGCATATCCAAGGGCTGCTAGTACCGTATCTCCTGCTCCTGTCACATCATACACCTCTTTGGCCACAGTTGGAATACGCATCATCTCTTCCTCGAAGATAGCCATACCCTCTTCTGAAAGCGTAACAATGAGACTTTGCAAATCAAGCTCTTTTTTTAGTTTCCATCCGGCTCTTTTCAAATCCTCTTCATTTTTGATCAAAAATCCAACAGCTTTGGACGCCTCTTTTTTATTGGGCTTAATGAGCGTAGCACCCCGATATTTTTCAAAATCGTTTTTGGGATCTACAAACACAGGAACACTGCTTCTTTGAATGACTGTCTGCGTTACCTCTTTCGTCAATACACCTTTGTCATAATCGGACAAAAGTACCAAATCATACTCTTTAATGACACGATCAAAAACATTAAGGATTTTTTGTTGCGTCAGGCTTTCGATCTCTTTTTTCTCTTCTCTGTCTACTCTGACAATTTGCTGATTGGAAGCAATGATACGGCTCTTTTTTGTGGTAGGACGATTTTCTTTCAGCAAATATGTTTGTACACCCTTTTCTTGAAATCTTTGTTCCAACCATATCCCATTTGCATCCTCACCCACAACACTGATAATTCCTACTTCAGCACCGAATGCCAAAAGATTGTTCACCACATTGCCTGCCCCACCAAGAACAAGTTCTTCTTTTTGTACATCCACCACCTGTACAGGGGCCTCAGGACTGATGCGATCACACTTTCCAAAAAGGTAGTGATCGATCATCACATCGCCAAGTACCAAAATCCTGGGTTTCATTCAACCTCTTCTTCAAAAATTCTTTTAATATAAGGGATGTCGGCTTTTATACCCTCTTCCAGGCTAAACTTTGGTGCATATCCAAGTTCTCGCCGTGTTGGCTCAATATCGGCCTGGGTAAAGAATTGATACTGCTTCACAAACGGGTTTGGAATATACTCATACTCCGTTTCGATCCCGAGCTCTTCGCATAAAATATCTACTATTTCTTTGAAGCTTCTCGCAATTCCCGTTCCCACATTGTAAACCCCACTTTTTTGGGCTTCACATGCTTTGATATTGGCCTGAATCACATCTTCTACAAAAATAAAATCTCTTTTTATCTTCTGGCTTCCTTCAAAGAGTCTTGGTTTTTGACCACTTAAAAGCTGTAAACCAAACTGTAAAACCATTGAGGCCGTTTTTTGTTTAAAATACTCCCTCGGACCATAGACATTGAAATATCGAAGTCCTACAGCAACAACATCCTCTTGCTTTCTTGCTAGATGATCCATCATCAATTTGCTATAGCCATAGACATTGGCTGGAGCCTCTTGGCCTACTCTATGGGGTCCTGGGAGTTTTCCATAGACTGCCCCGCTGCTGGCATAGATCATCTTCGCACCATCGATTTTTGCTTTTTGCAGCAGATCTTTGAAAGCTTCCAGGTTGGTCTGCATGACAAGCTTTTGGTTTTGAACGGTTGTATCGCTGATAGCGGCCTGATGGAAAATATAGTCGAATCGAAAGTCACTCAGTTTTTCCAGATCCTCTTTAGAATTGATATCTCCAGTGATGATCTCTCCCGTGAAATCCTGCAAATTCTTAAAATGCCCAAAACTTAAAAGATTACCGTTATCTAATCTCGTTTCGTCTCTAAATCTATCAAAAACCACAACTTTTACATTTGGGTAGTTATTTTGAAAATACAGAGCCAGATTACTCCCTATAAATCCGGCTCCGCCCGTTATCAATATCGTTTTGGAATTAAAATCGATATCACTATATCGCATCCGTTTCCTTCACTGCTTAATTATATTAATTGTATCAAAAAGAGAAGTCACCTGATATTTTGCACCTCTATCTGAACCTATTATGATGGTATTTTCTATACCGGCTCCTTTGGCTGCCTCTATGTCGCTTAACTTATCGCCAATCATCCAGGATTTTTTTGGATCGATCTCAAATTCATCGATCGCTTTGAGTAGCATTCCAGGCATCGGTTTTCTACACGTACACTCCATATCGGGATGGTGGGGGCAGTGATAGATCTTGTCGATTGTTATGCCTCTTTTTTTGAGTTGATTCACCATCCAGGCACTCAAAGAATAAAAATCATCCTGCGTATAGTAGCCTCGGCCTATTCCAGATTGATTGGTTACGATAAAAAGGTGGTATCCAAGATTTTGAAAGTGCTTCAATGCTTCAAAAACACCCGGTAAAAAATGGAAATCTTGGATCGTGTGAACATACCCGCTATCTTCGTTGATCACGCCGTCTCGATCCAAAAAAACCGCTTTCATTATGCTATAATGACCTCATGGAAAAGATTTTAACCAACCCCGCATTACCGCAAATTGCCGTTTGGTTTGCTTTGCCAATACTGCTTGGAGTACTTTGGTATCTGCTCGACAAACAGAACAAACGTGACCTTTAGTTTGGCATAACGCGTCTATCCTGACGCCGTTTTTCAAGAGCTTTTTTCTTTTTTTCTTCCATCATCACAGCGTCTTTGAGCTCCTCTTCACCATCAAATCTCGCTCCATCCAAAAATTTTCCCGTATCATCAAACTGTCCGGTTTTCAGTCCCCAAATCAAAGCAAAGAGTCCAAACGCCCCCAGCAAAGTTGATATAAATATCATCATACCTATTACCCAAGCATCCATTCTCACACCTTAAAAAACTTGATTCGCATACTATTTCCCACAACCGTAAATGAACTGAGCGACATGAAAAGTGCTGCAAAGAGCGGATTGATATACCCCAACATCGCCAAAGGAATAGTGGCTACATTATACAACAAAGAGAGAGTCAGATTCTCTTTTACTGCCAGAAAAACACGTCGGCTAAGGCGAAGGGACTCATAGATTTTCATAGGTTTTTCATCCAAAAGCACTACATCACTCACACTCATTGCGATATCAGCTCCACTCCCCATGGCAATGGCTAAATCGCTGCATGCAAGTGCGATGGCATCGTTGATACCATCTCCTGCCATGATAACGACCCTACCTTCGCTATGAAGTTTTTCGATGAAAGCGCTTTTGTCTTGTGGTAAAAGTTTGGCTTTTACCTGATCAATACCCACAAGTTTTGCCACTTTTTGAGCTGTCTTTTCGTTATCTCCTGTCAGCATCCAGACTTCTAGTCCCATCTCCTTTATTTTTGCTACCGCCTCTGCAGCACCCTCTCGAATCTCATCACTCAGTTCATAGAGTGCCATCAATTTTCCATTCACTGCTATAGCAAAAAGAGAGTTTTCACCTTCATACGCTATCTCTATCCCATGCTCTCGTAAAAAGTGGATACTACCGGCAATAATTTTTTTTCCTTCAATAACAGCTTCTAAACCTCTCGCTTTTATCTCTTTGATATCTTTGATAGGCAAAAGCCTCTCATACCCTTTTGCTTTACAATACTCCCACACTCCCTTGCTGATTGGGTGATTGGAGTGTTCTGTCAATGTATAGGCGATATTTTGATCAAATTGTGGATCAAAAAGCTCCACTCCAACGACGCTTGGTTTGCCTTTGGTGATGGTGCCCGTTTTATCCAGAACCAATGTATCGGCTTTGGACATGGTTTCCAAAAAGGAGGCTTCTTTGAAAAGCACCCCTCTTTTTAGGGCTTCCGAGATACCAACAAGGGTCGCCATCGGTGTTGCAAGCCCTAAAGCGCAAGGACACGCTATTACAATTACACTTACGGCAATAATAAGCGATTTTTCAAACTCTGCTGTATACCAAAACCATCCGGCAAAAGTAAGCAGAGCAAGGGTTAAAATGATAAGACTGAAATAGCCACTGATCTGATTGGCAAGTTGCTCAAGTTTCGGTTTCTTTGCAATGGAGTCTTCCAGCAGATCTGCGATATTTGCAAGCAGTGAAGTAGAAAAATCTTTTGTTGCTTTGTAGCGAATCACACTGTCAAGCAAGATAGAGCCACTTAAAACCTCATCTCCCTCTTTTTTATAAGCAGGTTCACTCTCACCCGTAAGACTGCTTTCATCAAAGCTTCCTTCTCCACTGATAATGACACCATCTATCACCACTTTATCGCCAGCTTTAATCTCGATAGTATCGCCAACTTCCACATTTTCTACAGGCACCAGGCTCTTTTCGTTGTTTTGTACCACAACAACTTCTGTTGGTACCGAACCAAGAAGTGAGTCGATCGTATCGACAGCCTGTTTTTTGCTCAAGACTTCTAAGTATTTCCCAACAAGCACAAAAGTGATGATCATCGTCACTGAATCAAAATAGACTTCGCCACTACGCGTCACCATTGCATAGATTGAGTAGATGTAAGTTAGCAGTGCTCCAGTAGCTACCAAAAAGTCCATATTGATAAAGCGGTTTTTCAGGCCGTAGTAAGCACCTTTGAAAAATACCCAGCCACTGTAAAAAAGCGTAGGTGTCGCCAAAGCAAATTCTGCAATGTCTAAAATCTGCTTGATATCGCCACGCATTCCGGTAAAAAAACCGACATATTTCGCAATGGCAATCCACATGATATTCATCGTGGCAAATACGGCAAGCAAAATTCTCGCATAGTAATCGCGCCTCGTTTTGACAGCTCTTTCTTCTTGGAGTTTTGGATCATAGGGGTAAGCGTTATAGCCGATGGATCGAATCGTCTCTATAATCTTTGAGAGCTTTATCTCCTCTGGATCCCAGACGATTTTTGCTTTATTGTTGGTATAGTTGATGGAGGCTTCGATAATTCCAGGGGTTTTATGAAGAACCTTTTCATTGAGCCAGACACAGGCTG
The Nitratiruptor sp. SB155-2 genome window above contains:
- the ccoS gene encoding cbb3-type cytochrome oxidase assembly protein CcoS, which produces MDAWVIGMMIFISTLLGAFGLFALIWGLKTGQFDDTGKFLDGARFDGEEELKDAVMMEEKKKKALEKRRQDRRVMPN
- the rfaD gene encoding ADP-glyceromanno-heptose 6-epimerase, whose product is MRYSDIDFNSKTILITGGAGFIGSNLALYFQNNYPNVKVVVFDRFRDETRLDNGNLLSFGHFKNLQDFTGEIITGDINSKEDLEKLSDFRFDYIFHQAAISDTTVQNQKLVMQTNLEAFKDLLQKAKIDGAKMIYASSGAVYGKLPGPHRVGQEAPANVYGYSKLMMDHLARKQEDVVAVGLRYFNVYGPREYFKQKTASMVLQFGLQLLSGQKPRLFEGSQKIKRDFIFVEDVIQANIKACEAQKSGVYNVGTGIARSFKEIVDILCEELGIETEYEYIPNPFVKQYQFFTQADIEPTRRELGYAPKFSLEEGIKADIPYIKRIFEEEVE
- a CDS encoding heavy metal translocating P-type ATPase, whose translation is MSKIKCDHCHLEFDEKVMIEDEIDGKKHYFCCKGCQGVYHLLRSEGLDSFYDKLGDTKLTPAQQKKEDLEKFDLEGFTKKYVKKRPDGLNEIYLIIEGIHCSACVWLNEKVLHKTPGIIEASINYTNNKAKIVWDPEEIKLSKIIETIRSIGYNAYPYDPKLQEERAVKTRRDYYARILLAVFATMNIMWIAIAKYVGFFTGMRGDIKQILDIAEFALATPTLFYSGWVFFKGAYYGLKNRFINMDFLVATGALLTYIYSIYAMVTRSGEVYFDSVTMIITFVLVGKYLEVLSKKQAVDTIDSLLGSVPTEVVVVQNNEKSLVPVENVEVGDTIEIKAGDKVVIDGVIISGEGSFDESSLTGESEPAYKKEGDEVLSGSILLDSVIRYKATKDFSTSLLANIADLLEDSIAKKPKLEQLANQISGYFSLIILTLALLTFAGWFWYTAEFEKSLIIAVSVIVIACPCALGLATPMATLVGISEALKRGVLFKEASFLETMSKADTLVLDKTGTITKGKPSVVGVELFDPQFDQNIAYTLTEHSNHPISKGVWEYCKAKGYERLLPIKDIKEIKARGLEAVIEGKKIIAGSIHFLREHGIEIAYEGENSLFAIAVNGKLMALYELSDEIREGAAEAVAKIKEMGLEVWMLTGDNEKTAQKVAKLVGIDQVKAKLLPQDKSAFIEKLHSEGRVVIMAGDGINDAIALACSDLAIAMGSGADIAMSVSDVVLLDEKPMKIYESLRLSRRVFLAVKENLTLSLLYNVATIPLAMLGYINPLFAALFMSLSSFTVVGNSMRIKFFKV
- the rfaE1 gene encoding D-glycero-beta-D-manno-heptose-7-phosphate kinase; this encodes MKPRILVLGDVMIDHYLFGKCDRISPEAPVQVVDVQKEELVLGGAGNVVNNLLAFGAEVGIISVVGEDANGIWLEQRFQEKGVQTYLLKENRPTTKKSRIIASNQQIVRVDREEKKEIESLTQQKILNVFDRVIKEYDLVLLSDYDKGVLTKEVTQTVIQRSSVPVFVDPKNDFEKYRGATLIKPNKKEASKAVGFLIKNEEDLKRAGWKLKKELDLQSLIVTLSEEGMAIFEEEMMRIPTVAKEVYDVTGAGDTVLAALGYAVAKGKNLKEAAVFANLAAGVVVGKVGAATATLEEIEEYERSIRKAPTEEFIKDFEEIELISKDLHKRGKRIVFTNGCFDILHLGHVKYLQKAKELGDVLIVGVNSDASVKRLKGDDRPINPQFDRAYLLASLEAVDYVVIFEEDTPYELIKIVKPDILVKGGDYKGKEVVGSDIAKEVRLIDFVEGKSTTAIVERMRSC
- the gmhB gene encoding D-glycero-beta-D-manno-heptose 1,7-bisphosphate 7-phosphatase translates to MKAVFLDRDGVINEDSGYVHTIQDFHFLPGVFEALKHFQNLGYHLFIVTNQSGIGRGYYTQDDFYSLSAWMVNQLKKRGITIDKIYHCPHHPDMECTCRKPMPGMLLKAIDEFEIDPKKSWMIGDKLSDIEAAKGAGIENTIIIGSDRGAKYQVTSLFDTINIIKQ